DNA sequence from the Pseudomonadota bacterium genome:
ACACCTAGCGCTACTTAAACACCGTAGTGCAACGGAGAGCGTGTGAGCATAAGTTTCAGTGAAATTATTGTCATATTTCTGGTGGCGCTAGTCCTCTTTGGGCCAGAGCAGTTGCCCGTTCTGGCGCGCAGTATCGGAAAGATAGTCGGAGAGCTAAAACGGGGCTCCGACTCTGTTCGCCGCGAGTTTTACAACTCAGTCTATAAACCTGCCGACGAGGTACGCCGCGATCTCTCTATCGATAGCCGCGCACTAAGAGCGCTCAAGGCTGAGATTATGGCACCACCAATAGGTTCAGCTCCTACAAATCACCGCGCGCTGCAAGTGCCTGAGCCAGA
Encoded proteins:
- a CDS encoding twin-arginine translocase TatA/TatE family subunit; this translates as MSISFSEIIVIFLVALVLFGPEQLPVLARSIGKIVGELKRGSDSVRREFYNSVYKPADEVRRDLSIDSRALRALKAEIMAPPIGSAPTNHRALQVPEPEPKPQPPSDSAPSASDSPTIQTETK